Proteins from a single region of Ananas comosus cultivar F153 linkage group 3, ASM154086v1, whole genome shotgun sequence:
- the LOC109708332 gene encoding transcription factor bHLH111-like isoform X3: MAQHEATSEASLSSSTSTSTSTTNWGDAHGNPLSSWTSMGQWLQAHYSPAAAAAAAASDDDYTNVHAGLTMDSSSSSSANADISGETNLWNHVLLSTGLRGPSTQHNHDIGESFPEVIRRKSFAPPETFDPAFDYLKKMDNNWEFASAPPLANSFGKQLNCYHRNTIEPERMTDLSDLVSNWSIAPPIPNIDDHHINAPSVRHFSLGPNISHVKHAIPNSSPSYTRVDLSHYYNDVKGESHYQDLISVDNSVIGLDNKLCGSGMMEEYSCSNARNISDLISFSGNINASEVEFRAANSCSKSSDPSAGNSTSLTRASSRSSGTSDAKKKRSEESSEALLKKSKRESSTASSNKLQITKAKLGDKITALQQIVSPFGKTDTASVLLEAVNYIRFLQEQVQLLSNPYMRSSSRS; this comes from the exons ATGGCCCAACACGAAGCGACCTCGGAAGCAtcactctcctcctccacctccacctccacctccaccaccaaCTGGGGCGATGCCCACGGGAACCCGCTCTCTTCGTGGACCTCCATGGGCCAATGGCTGCAGGCCCACtactcccccgccgccgccgctgccgccgccgcttccgacGACGATTACACCAACGTGCACGCAGGCCTCACCATGGACTCGTCTTCATCGTCGTCCGCCAACGCCGACATCTCCGGCGAGACCAACTTGTGGAACCACGTTCTACT GAGCACTGGTTTAAGAGGCCCAAGCACACAACACAATCACGACATTGGAGAAAGCTTCCCCGAAGTGATTCGTCGCAAAAGCTTCGCGCCACCGGAGACCTTCGACCCCGCCTTCGACTACCTAAAGAAGATGGACAACAACTGGGAGTTCGCAAGTGCACCTCCCCTCGCAAACAGCTTCGGAAAACAGCTGAATTGCTACCACCGGAACACGATCGAGCCCGAGAGAATGACCGACTTATCAGATTTGGTCAGCAACTGGTCTATAGCTCCGCCCATCCCGAACATCGATGATCATCACATTAATGCGCCATCGGTGCGCCATTTTTCTTTAGGGCCGAATATTTCACACGTCAAGCATGCAATCCCTAACTCATCTCCTTCGTATACTCGCGTCGACTTGTCGCACTACTATAATGACGTAAAAGGAGAGAGCCATTACCAAGATTTGATCAGCGTCGATAACTCGGTGATAGGACTCGACAACAAGCTTTGCGGTAGTGGAATGATGGAGGAGTATTCGTGCTCGAACGCAAGGAATATATCTGATCTAATATCTTTTAGTGGCAACATAAACGCATCGGAGGTCGAATTCAGAGCTGCAAACTCTTGTTCGAAAAGTTCAGATCCATCAGCTGGTAACTCCACTTCATTG ACGCGGGCAAGTAGTAGAAGCAGTGGAACAAGCGatgcgaaaaagaaaagatctgAAGAGAGTTCAGAAGCGCTTCTTAAGAAGTCGAAACGTGAAAGCTCGACGGCGTCATCTAACAAG TTGCAGATAACTAAAGCAAAGTTGGGAGATAAGATCACTGCGTTACAGCAAATTGTATCACCTTTTGGaaag ACGGATACTGCATCAGTACTACTCGAAGCAGTAAACTATATCAGATTTTTGCAAGAACAAGTGCAG TTACTCAGCAACCCATACATGCGATCAAGTTCAA gaTCATAA
- the LOC109708335 gene encoding defensin Ec-AMP-D1-like codes for MMGRLQHMFPAFFLLLLLLLASGMGPIAAEARTCEAQSHRFKGPCVRASNCANVCRTEGFYGGRCRGFRRRCFCTRPC; via the exons atGATGGGGCGACTCCAACACATGTTTCCGGCGTTCttcctcctgctgctgctgcttcttgcCTCTG GGATGGGGCCGATTGCGGCGGAGGCGAGGACGTGCGAGgcgcagagccacaggttcaaGGGGCCGTGTGTTAGGGCCAGCAACTGCGCCAACGTGTGCAGGACCGAGGGCTTCTACGGCGGCAGGTGCCGCGGCTTCCGCCGCAGATGCTTCTGCACCAGGCCCTGCTGA
- the LOC109708332 gene encoding transcription factor bHLH111-like isoform X1, which produces MAQHEATSEASLSSSTSTSTSTTNWGDAHGNPLSSWTSMGQWLQAHYSPAAAAAAAASDDDYTNVHAGLTMDSSSSSSANADISGETNLWNHVLLSTGLRGPSTQHNHDIGESFPEVIRRKSFAPPETFDPAFDYLKKMDNNWEFASAPPLANSFGKQLNCYHRNTIEPERMTDLSDLVSNWSIAPPIPNIDDHHINAPSVRHFSLGPNISHVKHAIPNSSPSYTRVDLSHYYNDVKGESHYQDLISVDNSVIGLDNKLCGSGMMEEYSCSNARNISDLISFSGNINASEVEFRAANSCSKSSDPSAGNSTSLTRASSRSSGTSDAKKKRSEESSEALLKKSKRESSTASSNKLQITKAKLGDKITALQQIVSPFGKTDTASVLLEAVNYIRFLQEQVQLLSNPYMRSSSSKDHNAWGGGLERKDKVDAQLDLRSRGLCLVPVSCTSHVYRDITGPDYWNQPYRSCLYR; this is translated from the exons ATGGCCCAACACGAAGCGACCTCGGAAGCAtcactctcctcctccacctccacctccacctccaccaccaaCTGGGGCGATGCCCACGGGAACCCGCTCTCTTCGTGGACCTCCATGGGCCAATGGCTGCAGGCCCACtactcccccgccgccgccgctgccgccgccgcttccgacGACGATTACACCAACGTGCACGCAGGCCTCACCATGGACTCGTCTTCATCGTCGTCCGCCAACGCCGACATCTCCGGCGAGACCAACTTGTGGAACCACGTTCTACT GAGCACTGGTTTAAGAGGCCCAAGCACACAACACAATCACGACATTGGAGAAAGCTTCCCCGAAGTGATTCGTCGCAAAAGCTTCGCGCCACCGGAGACCTTCGACCCCGCCTTCGACTACCTAAAGAAGATGGACAACAACTGGGAGTTCGCAAGTGCACCTCCCCTCGCAAACAGCTTCGGAAAACAGCTGAATTGCTACCACCGGAACACGATCGAGCCCGAGAGAATGACCGACTTATCAGATTTGGTCAGCAACTGGTCTATAGCTCCGCCCATCCCGAACATCGATGATCATCACATTAATGCGCCATCGGTGCGCCATTTTTCTTTAGGGCCGAATATTTCACACGTCAAGCATGCAATCCCTAACTCATCTCCTTCGTATACTCGCGTCGACTTGTCGCACTACTATAATGACGTAAAAGGAGAGAGCCATTACCAAGATTTGATCAGCGTCGATAACTCGGTGATAGGACTCGACAACAAGCTTTGCGGTAGTGGAATGATGGAGGAGTATTCGTGCTCGAACGCAAGGAATATATCTGATCTAATATCTTTTAGTGGCAACATAAACGCATCGGAGGTCGAATTCAGAGCTGCAAACTCTTGTTCGAAAAGTTCAGATCCATCAGCTGGTAACTCCACTTCATTG ACGCGGGCAAGTAGTAGAAGCAGTGGAACAAGCGatgcgaaaaagaaaagatctgAAGAGAGTTCAGAAGCGCTTCTTAAGAAGTCGAAACGTGAAAGCTCGACGGCGTCATCTAACAAG TTGCAGATAACTAAAGCAAAGTTGGGAGATAAGATCACTGCGTTACAGCAAATTGTATCACCTTTTGGaaag ACGGATACTGCATCAGTACTACTCGAAGCAGTAAACTATATCAGATTTTTGCAAGAACAAGTGCAG TTACTCAGCAACCCATACATGCGATCAAGTTCAAGTAAG gaTCATAATGCATGGGGAGGAGGGTTGGAGAGGAAGGACAAGGTGGATGCACAGCTTGATTTGAGGAGTAGGGGGCTTTGCTTGGTTCCTGTTTCTTGCACTTCTCATGTGTATCGAGATATCACTGGGCCGGATTATTGGAACCAACCATATAGAAGCTGTTTGTATAGATGA
- the LOC109708333 gene encoding ras-related protein Rab5-like, producing the protein MATIGNTNLNAKLVLLGDMGAGKSSLVLRFVKGQFLEFQESTIGAAFFSQTVAVSDATVKFEIWDTAGQERYHSLAPMYYRGAAAAIIVYDITRTESLERAKKWVLELQKQGNPNMVTALAGNKCDLEEKRQVATEEARAYAEENGLLFLETSAKTAINVNDIFHEIAKRLPRAQPAQQPAGMVLADRPAEQSRASACCS; encoded by the exons ATGGCGACGATCGGCAACACCAACCTCAATGCCAAGCTC GTGTTATTGGGCGACATGGGGGCCGGGAAATCGAGCCTCGTTCTCCGATTCGTCAAAGGCCAATTCCTCGAATTCCAG GAATCTACGATCGGCGCTGCGTTCTTCTCGCAAACCGTGGCGGTGAGCGACGCCACGGTGAAGTTTGAGATTTGGGACACGGCGGGGCAGGAGAGGTACCACAGCTTGGCTCCTATGTACTACAGGGGAGCTGCTGCGGCTATCATCGTCTACGACATCACACGAACG GAATCATTGGAGAGAGCTAAGAAGTGGGTGCTGGAGCTGCAGAAGCAAG GTAATCCAAACATGGTGACAGCTCTTGCAGGAAATAAGTGTGATCTCGAAGAGAAAAGACAGGTTGCAACTGAG GAGGCGCGCGCTTATGCTGAGGAGAATGGTCTTCTCTTCTTAGAAACCTCTGCCAAGACAGCTATAAATGTGAATGATATATTTCATGAGATAG CAAAAAGATTGCCCCGTGCTCAGCCAGCTCAGCAGCCAGCGGGGATGGTTCTTGCTGATAGACCAGCAGAGCAATCACGGGCTTCTGCATGCTGTTCTTAG
- the LOC109708332 gene encoding transcription factor bHLH111-like isoform X2, whose product MAQHEATSEASLSSSTSTSTSTTNWGDAHGNPLSSWTSMGQWLQAHYSPAAAAAAAASDDDYTNVHAGLTMDSSSSSSANADISGETNLWNHVLLSTGLRGPSTQHNHDIGESFPEVIRRKSFAPPETFDPAFDYLKKMDNNWEFASAPPLANSFGKQLNCYHRNTIEPERMTDLSDLVSNWSIAPPIPNIDDHHINAPSVRHFSLGPNISHVKHAIPNSSPSYTRVDLSHYYNDVKGESHYQDLISVDNSVIGLDNKLCGSGMMEEYSCSNARNISDLISFSGNINASEVEFRAANSCSKSSDPSAGNSTSLTRASSRSSGTSDAKKKRSEESSEALLKKSKRESSTASSNKITKAKLGDKITALQQIVSPFGKTDTASVLLEAVNYIRFLQEQVQLLSNPYMRSSSSKDHNAWGGGLERKDKVDAQLDLRSRGLCLVPVSCTSHVYRDITGPDYWNQPYRSCLYR is encoded by the exons ATGGCCCAACACGAAGCGACCTCGGAAGCAtcactctcctcctccacctccacctccacctccaccaccaaCTGGGGCGATGCCCACGGGAACCCGCTCTCTTCGTGGACCTCCATGGGCCAATGGCTGCAGGCCCACtactcccccgccgccgccgctgccgccgccgcttccgacGACGATTACACCAACGTGCACGCAGGCCTCACCATGGACTCGTCTTCATCGTCGTCCGCCAACGCCGACATCTCCGGCGAGACCAACTTGTGGAACCACGTTCTACT GAGCACTGGTTTAAGAGGCCCAAGCACACAACACAATCACGACATTGGAGAAAGCTTCCCCGAAGTGATTCGTCGCAAAAGCTTCGCGCCACCGGAGACCTTCGACCCCGCCTTCGACTACCTAAAGAAGATGGACAACAACTGGGAGTTCGCAAGTGCACCTCCCCTCGCAAACAGCTTCGGAAAACAGCTGAATTGCTACCACCGGAACACGATCGAGCCCGAGAGAATGACCGACTTATCAGATTTGGTCAGCAACTGGTCTATAGCTCCGCCCATCCCGAACATCGATGATCATCACATTAATGCGCCATCGGTGCGCCATTTTTCTTTAGGGCCGAATATTTCACACGTCAAGCATGCAATCCCTAACTCATCTCCTTCGTATACTCGCGTCGACTTGTCGCACTACTATAATGACGTAAAAGGAGAGAGCCATTACCAAGATTTGATCAGCGTCGATAACTCGGTGATAGGACTCGACAACAAGCTTTGCGGTAGTGGAATGATGGAGGAGTATTCGTGCTCGAACGCAAGGAATATATCTGATCTAATATCTTTTAGTGGCAACATAAACGCATCGGAGGTCGAATTCAGAGCTGCAAACTCTTGTTCGAAAAGTTCAGATCCATCAGCTGGTAACTCCACTTCATTG ACGCGGGCAAGTAGTAGAAGCAGTGGAACAAGCGatgcgaaaaagaaaagatctgAAGAGAGTTCAGAAGCGCTTCTTAAGAAGTCGAAACGTGAAAGCTCGACGGCGTCATCTAACAAG ATAACTAAAGCAAAGTTGGGAGATAAGATCACTGCGTTACAGCAAATTGTATCACCTTTTGGaaag ACGGATACTGCATCAGTACTACTCGAAGCAGTAAACTATATCAGATTTTTGCAAGAACAAGTGCAG TTACTCAGCAACCCATACATGCGATCAAGTTCAAGTAAG gaTCATAATGCATGGGGAGGAGGGTTGGAGAGGAAGGACAAGGTGGATGCACAGCTTGATTTGAGGAGTAGGGGGCTTTGCTTGGTTCCTGTTTCTTGCACTTCTCATGTGTATCGAGATATCACTGGGCCGGATTATTGGAACCAACCATATAGAAGCTGTTTGTATAGATGA